The following are from one region of the Quercus robur chromosome 1, dhQueRobu3.1, whole genome shotgun sequence genome:
- the LOC126714239 gene encoding uncharacterized protein LOC126714239, producing the protein MRENKEKTVASGDEDVAAPTPKVASVQAGKRKSKGISSNVDLDDLPSRRGHKKQKPSKTSLPKVPKFVPPTVNLDEPVDVEPVQIVHPVQSDPPPAPKTSYKPSPSEPSDRPSNLVLDEGYAWRTFKGIVTDHEVNECYNMSVKEFERSGIHDLFKAMSKFYTATCQAKELATEAKTAKDKAKELSHEVLSKKGEVIRLTEDFNRLLGSETKLKNDVEELKADNLEKDTRIVHLEGQVAELTSSLEKAREEAIAAFKKSDEYKNRLDSHYAAGYEDFRADAKDAYPDLDFNSFKLPLATESSVLQTSSEDVNIMDDANTEVTQDEPK; encoded by the exons ATGAgggaaaacaaggaaaaaacagTGGCTAGCGGGGACGAGGATGTTGCTGCTCCAACTCCCAAAGTGGCTTCCGTCCAGGCTGGGAAGAGGAAGTCCAAGGGTATTTCAAGCAATGTGGACCTGGACGACCTTCCCAGTCGTCGTGGCCACAAGAAGCAAAAACCAAGTAAGACTTCCCTTCCCAAGGTTCCAAAGTTCGTACCACCAACAGTGAACTTGGACGAGCCTGTGGACGTGGAGCCCGTCCAAATAGTTCATCCTGTCCAGTCTGATCCTCCCCCTGCTCCCAAAACTTCTTACAAGCCTAGCCCGTCTGAGCCCTCTGATCGTCCCTCTAATTTGGTTCTGGACGAGGGTTATGCATGGAGGACGTTCAAAGGGATCGTCACTGATCATGAAGTTAACGAATGTTACAACATGTCAGTGAAGGAGTTTGAGCGTTCTGGCATCCATGACCTTTTCAAG GCTATGTCAAAGTTTTATACAGCGACTTGCCAGGCCAAGGAGCTTGCTACAGAGGCCAAGACTGCCAAGGATAAGGCTAAGGAGCTAAGCCATGAGGTCTTATCCAAGAAGGGGGAGGTCATTAGGTTGACCGAGGACTTTAATCGTCTGCTGGGAAGCGAGACGAAGCTGAAGAACGATGTTGAGGAGCTCAAAGCTGACAACTTAGAGAAGGATACCCGCATCGTCCATCTAGAAGGACAAGTTGCAGAGCTTACCTCGTCCTTGGAGAAGGCACGTGAAGAAGCAATTGCTGCTTTTAAGAAGTCTGACGAGTATAAGAATCGTCTAGACAGTCATTATGCAGCTGGTTATGAAGACTTCCGTGCTGATGCCAAAGACGCGTATCCTGATTTGGACTTTAACTCGTTCAAGCTTCCTCTTGCTACAGAGAGTTCTGTGTTGCAGACGAGTTCCGAGGACGTCAACATCATGGACGATGCTAACACTGAAGTTACTCAGGACGAACCCAAGTGA
- the LOC126714247 gene encoding probable histone H2A.1, whose protein sequence is MAGRGKSLAAGTAKKSTSRSSKAGLQFPVGGIARFLKTGKYAERVGGGAPVYLAAVLKYLVTEVLELAGNAARDNKKTHIVPRHIQLAVRNDGELSKLLGSVTITNDGVLPNIHNMLLPKKTSVGSKSSPIDD, encoded by the exons ATGGCCGGAAGAGGCAAATCTCTCGCCGCAGGCACTGCCAAGAAGAGCACATCTCGGAGCAGCAAGGCCGGTCTCCAGTTCCCCGTCGGCGGTATCGCCCGTTTCCTCAAAACCGGCAAGTACGCCGAACGCGTCGGCGGTGGCGCCCCTGTCTACCTCGCCGCCGTCCTCAAGTATCTCGTCACCGAG gttttggaatTGGCTGGGAATGCAGCGAGAGACAACAAGAAGACACACATAGTGCCACGTCATATCCAGTTGGCAGTGAGGAACGACGGGGAACTGAGTAAGCTTCTTGGGTCTGTGACCATCACAAACGATGGCGTTTTGCCCAACATTCACAACATGCTATTGCCTAAGAAAACCAGCGTCGGTTCCAAGAGCAGCCCAATCGATGACTAG
- the LOC126712361 gene encoding uncharacterized protein LOC126712361, which produces MSVARLLAEDLNSELKRARVEIRQMMSFSDEDKIGTIQPHDNALVVTLRIGGYDVKRVMVDQGSDVEIMYPDLYRGLSLKLKDLTAYDSPLAGSEVVEVEFIVVDAYSPYTAIVARPWLHALGAISSTLHLKVKYPFGDQIEKLVRSQSRARQCLVATILHQLVAESLAPVEEDS; this is translated from the exons ATGTCTGTAGCTCGGTTACTTGCCGAGGACCTTAATTCTGAGCTGAAAAGGGCTAGAGTGGAGATTCGACAGATGATGAGTTTTtcggacgaggataagattGGAACCATCCAACCACACGATAATGCTTTGGTGGTCACCCTTAGGATAGGAGGGTATGATGTAAAGAGGGTGATGGTAGACCAGGGCAGTGATGTAGAGATTATGTACCCTGATTTGTACAGAGGGCTGAGCTTAAAGCTTAAAGATCTGACAGCCTATGATTCACCTTTG GCAGGTTCGGAGGTGGTAGAGGTTGAGTTTATTGTGGTGGATGCTTATTCCCCCTACACGGCCATCGTGGCAAGACCCTGGCTTCATGCCTTGGGGGCCATTTCCTCCACTCTGCATTTAAAGGTGAAATATCCATTCGGGGACCAGATCGAAAAGCTTGTTAGGAGTCAATCCAGGGCTAGGCAGTGCCTAGTGGCCACAATTTTGCATCAGCTTGTGGCTGAGTCCTTGGCCCCTGTTGAGGAGGACTCATAG